In the genome of Segatella copri, one region contains:
- a CDS encoding plasmid mobilization protein — MTSMQEQNRKKGGRPPTGRVRKLSKSVTVKFSKPSYEALKLRARKANRKLAEYIRESALNGEVVSGHNTETVAIAKNLIGMANNLNQLTKLSHQRGFHETHVYVVDLLRRLKEILGEFRQASYKPKPSSMGRKEDTT; from the coding sequence ATGACAAGCATGCAGGAACAGAATAGGAAAAAGGGCGGAAGACCGCCCACGGGCAGGGTTCGCAAGCTGTCGAAGTCTGTCACGGTGAAGTTCTCGAAGCCAAGCTACGAGGCATTGAAACTGAGGGCAAGAAAAGCCAATCGCAAGTTGGCGGAGTATATCCGTGAGTCAGCCTTGAATGGTGAGGTGGTGAGCGGACACAACACAGAGACGGTTGCCATTGCCAAGAACCTCATCGGTATGGCAAACAACCTCAACCAACTTACCAAGCTGTCGCATCAGAGAGGTTTCCATGAAACCCATGTATATGTGGTGGACTTGTTGAGAAGATTGAAAGAAATCCTTGGCGAGTTTCGCCAAGCAAGTTATAAACCGAAGCCAAGCAGTATGGGCAGAAAGGAGGATACCACATGA
- a CDS encoding DUF3408 domain-containing protein, whose product MARTKDAVLAPEQKELMEKEYLDFVNPSTYGNKANPSSCNSLYDDVENPELRAIVEKVAATTPYREETSTNEAQSPPNPQKRISGKQRKATLEEYQQTFLQVPRIDDRKPVFVSSDVRDRLDRVVRILGGRRMSVSGIIENIVRHHLSLYEEDFEAWRKL is encoded by the coding sequence ATGCAGTCTTGGCTCCTGAGCAAAAGGAGCTGATGGAAAAAGAGTATTTGGATTTTGTTAACCCATCTACGTATGGCAACAAAGCCAATCCAAGTAGTTGTAATTCTCTCTATGATGATGTAGAGAACCCAGAGTTGAGAGCAATTGTAGAGAAAGTTGCTGCAACAACTCCCTATAGAGAGGAAACATCAACGAACGAGGCTCAATCGCCACCGAATCCGCAGAAGCGCATCAGTGGCAAGCAGCGCAAGGCGACATTGGAGGAGTATCAGCAGACCTTCCTCCAAGTTCCAAGGATTGACGACCGCAAGCCAGTCTTCGTCAGTTCCGATGTACGAGACCGTCTTGATCGTGTCGTCCGCATCCTCGGAGGGAGACGCATGAGCGTATCGGGCATCATCGAGAACATCGTGCGCCACCACCTAAGCCTTTATGAAGAGGACTTCGAGGCTTGGCGCAAATTGTGA